The sequence below is a genomic window from Nostoc flagelliforme CCNUN1.
AAAATGCTCCACAACCGGAAGGCATACTAGTACCAGATAACCACTATCTAGGACTGCTTTGTAAGCATGGACATGACTATATGCAAACTGGTTATTCACTCAGGAACAACCGAAGAAATTGCATTATTTGCATATCCGAAAAATCACGAGGAACGCAAGCGAAAGTAAGGACTGAACGGTGGAAGAAAGCTAATCCTGATTATATGTCTCAATATCTCCAGACTTATTACCAAACTAATAAACAAACGATAATTAAAAAGACCAAGGAATATGGAAAAACAGTTAAAGGGAAAGCTTGTAAAGCAATCAGTCGCTATAAGCGTAGAGCTAAGATGGCTATTGCCCCAAGAATTCCATACGCCTCATCCGAGCTAGTTGCACATTTTCAATCTTTCAAAAATCAATGTGTTTACTGTGGGACTAAAGAGAATTTAACAGCCGATCATGTAATACCAATTGCTAAGGGAGGTTATGATGCCTTGAGCAATATTTTGCCATGCTGCCTCTCTTGTAACTGCTCTAAGCAAGACAGAACTTATCTTGAATGGTATTCGGAAAGCCCACATTTTAATCTTGATAGGTTGGCTATAATAGCAGATTTTGTTCAAGCGCAAAAATATAGAGGAGATGCTATTAACCATGACCCCACAACTTAACTTAGCCCTTGCCAAAGCAAAGGCTCAATTCCCAGCTATTCTTGCAAACAGAAACGTTAAGATCCCAACTAAAGCAGGTAGAGAAATAAACTTTACTTATGCTGAACTAGAGGAAATCGCTCAAGCTGTTACCCCGACTCTCTCAAGTAATGGACTAGTAATTGTCCATCAAATGCAGTTTGTAGAAAATAAATTCTGTCTTGTTTCTACGCTGCGTCATGAAAGTGGGGAGCAAATAGAATCTTTTTACCCCCTGCCTGCGGGGTTTAATGATGCAAAAGAGTTGGGTATTCAAATCACTTATGGCAGAAGATACAATACCATTTGCTTGCTAGATATCACTGCCGTCAATTCCCACAACTGGGAGGAAACCAAGCGCTATCTTGCCAGGGAAATTAAACAAGAGGCTGGCTTTATTGAAAAGCCCAGCAACAACAGAGATAGTTTAGTATTACCAAATCCGACTAGAGTAAATACTGTTGAAAGAATTAGCGAACCTCAAATTAGAAACTTATGGGCGATCGCTCGCGGCGAACTCAAACTAAAAGACGACGTAACTAAAAATGTAATCTTGGGCTTTGGTTGTCAATCGAGCCAAGAAATTACTACCGACAGATACGAGGCAATAATTAAAGAATTGCGGCAATCTGCTAAACAGACTCTATCGCCGGCTGCCACAAAATAATAGACTATCTGATACTAGATAGTTAGACTTCACGCCATCCAAATATCAAAGCCTCCCTCGCCGCCGCGAGGGAGATTTCCGTGCGCCAATAAACTTAGGGAAATATTTATGACTGCGACTATTACAAAACCTGCTACTGCTAAAAAAACACCATCACCTTATAGGAGACTTCATGTGATTATCCCGATTGAAGATATGCTTTGGGCTTCTAAACAAAAATCTTCAGTGACGCAATTGTGGCAAGAGTGCTGGACGGCTGACCCCTACGGTTCTCGGTGGATGCCCCTTTCTACAAACCTGGGCTACAGTACCTTTATTCAAGCCAAGAAAGTATTAGCTCAAAGTGGATTATTCATTTTCAAACCGGACAAGTCTACAACCGATGGACGCGAAACCGTAGGGTGGGTTGTGCGAAATGTGCATGGTAGCCGACAAAAAGAGTTTTGGGAATTAGATTCTAAAAATGAAGAATTAGATTCTACAAATAAAGAGGTAAATAGCAATCCTGAAGGGATAGATGCTAGGAATCTAGCACCTATCTTGGTCGAAACTCAGCCCCCAAGCGAAGTTC
It includes:
- a CDS encoding HNH endonuclease, with translation MKEEGHSGNITNDLFYLGKLCPRKHDYQNTRQSLRYKSNFDCKECCVLLRRQRKNSRARIFPNKNAPQPEGILVPDNHYLGLLCKHGHDYMQTGYSLRNNRRNCIICISEKSRGTQAKVRTERWKKANPDYMSQYLQTYYQTNKQTIIKKTKEYGKTVKGKACKAISRYKRRAKMAIAPRIPYASSELVAHFQSFKNQCVYCGTKENLTADHVIPIAKGGYDALSNILPCCLSCNCSKQDRTYLEWYSESPHFNLDRLAIIADFVQAQKYRGDAINHDPTT
- a CDS encoding ERF family protein, encoding MTPQLNLALAKAKAQFPAILANRNVKIPTKAGREINFTYAELEEIAQAVTPTLSSNGLVIVHQMQFVENKFCLVSTLRHESGEQIESFYPLPAGFNDAKELGIQITYGRRYNTICLLDITAVNSHNWEETKRYLAREIKQEAGFIEKPSNNRDSLVLPNPTRVNTVERISEPQIRNLWAIARGELKLKDDVTKNVILGFGCQSSQEITTDRYEAIIKELRQSAKQTLSPAATK